The following proteins come from a genomic window of Pirellulales bacterium:
- a CDS encoding superoxide dismutase, producing MQRLVESAVDRRRFLQGAAVVTAAAAWPNVWSKVALAADTKHSLPPLPYPYDALEPHIDARTMEIHHDKHHQAYVDNLNKALDGHPDLAKLPVDELLADLSKVPEAIRMAVRNNGGGHANHTLFWTLMSKQGGGEPKGKLADAIKESLGGFAKFKEDFTKAAMTRFGSGWAWLVAGNGKLEIISTANQDTPVSEGKLPLLGLDVWEHAYYLKYQNRRADYVAAWWNVVNWDAVSERYKSV from the coding sequence GCAGTCGACCGCCGCCGCTTCTTGCAAGGTGCCGCCGTTGTGACGGCCGCGGCCGCATGGCCCAACGTCTGGAGCAAGGTCGCACTGGCGGCCGACACGAAGCACAGCCTGCCTCCCCTGCCCTATCCATATGACGCGCTGGAGCCGCACATCGACGCCCGGACCATGGAGATCCACCACGACAAGCACCATCAGGCGTATGTCGACAATTTGAACAAGGCCCTCGACGGCCACCCCGACCTTGCCAAGCTGCCGGTCGACGAGCTGCTGGCCGATTTGAGCAAGGTGCCCGAGGCGATCCGGATGGCCGTGCGCAACAACGGCGGAGGGCACGCCAACCACACGCTGTTCTGGACGCTGATGTCGAAGCAGGGCGGCGGCGAACCGAAGGGCAAGTTGGCCGACGCGATCAAGGAATCCTTGGGCGGTTTCGCCAAGTTCAAGGAAGATTTTACGAAGGCGGCCATGACGCGGTTCGGCAGCGGCTGGGCGTGGCTCGTGGCCGGCAACGGCAAACTGGAAATCATCAGCACCGCCAACCAAGACACTCCGGTGAGCGAAGGCAAGCTGCCACTCCTGGGCTTGGACGTGTGGGAACACGCGTATTACCTCAAGTACCAGAATCGCAGGGCCGACTATGTGGCCGCCTGGTGGAACGTGGTGAATTGGGACGCGGTGTCCGAACGGTACAAGTCGGTCTAG
- a CDS encoding sulfatase, with amino-acid sequence MILHASVAALIVLACLGRVEVLNAAAPRPLNVVVILIDDLGWRDVGYNGSRFYETPNIDALAQQGAVFNWAYAAAPLCSPTRAALLTGKSPARLQLTAAIGAPEQKPRAVELDDGRRLMQAPTRDALAFTETTLAQRLEAADYATGLIGKWHLGSGQRSPSNSGFLLNIGGNYSSHPLRYFSPYFNETIQDGPKGEYLTDRLTDEAIGFLRRNKDKPFFLYLSHYAVHFPWEAKPDLVARFRDRVRADEPQNNPVYAGMVASVDESVGRVWAALRELQLLETTAIILTSDNGGVTRFNGSQYPHTAYPPPLGTAITSNLPLRGGKGNLYEGGLRVPLVVHWPGVTRAGTEYELPVVTMDLYPTILRMANVSPRPGESPDGKSLEPLFFGASTLSRETLCFHLPNGNRPASAMRQGRYKLIHWYEGLDELFDLTSDVGERTNLAAQEPERVVQMREECLRQLRDQGAAFPTIR; translated from the coding sequence ATGATCTTGCACGCAAGCGTCGCTGCGCTGATCGTTCTGGCGTGCCTCGGTCGCGTCGAGGTGTTGAACGCGGCAGCGCCTCGGCCCTTGAATGTCGTGGTCATCTTGATCGACGATTTGGGCTGGCGCGACGTCGGCTACAACGGTAGCCGTTTCTATGAAACACCCAACATCGACGCCCTTGCCCAGCAAGGGGCGGTGTTCAACTGGGCGTATGCGGCCGCGCCGCTTTGCTCGCCGACGCGAGCCGCGCTGCTGACAGGCAAGTCTCCGGCACGGCTCCAGCTTACGGCTGCCATCGGGGCTCCGGAGCAGAAACCGCGTGCGGTCGAACTGGATGACGGCCGACGCCTGATGCAGGCCCCCACGCGCGACGCCTTAGCTTTTACCGAGACGACCTTGGCCCAGCGGCTCGAGGCCGCCGATTATGCAACGGGGTTGATCGGCAAATGGCACTTGGGCTCCGGCCAGCGTTCGCCGAGTAATTCCGGTTTTCTGCTGAATATCGGGGGGAACTACTCGTCCCACCCCTTGCGGTATTTCTCTCCTTACTTCAACGAAACCATTCAAGACGGTCCCAAGGGCGAGTATCTCACCGATCGCCTGACCGACGAAGCGATTGGTTTTCTGCGCAGGAACAAGGATAAGCCGTTTTTCCTGTATTTATCTCACTACGCCGTGCACTTTCCTTGGGAAGCTAAGCCTGATTTGGTTGCCCGATTTCGCGACCGCGTGCGCGCCGACGAACCGCAGAACAATCCCGTCTATGCCGGGATGGTGGCCAGCGTGGACGAAAGCGTCGGGCGGGTTTGGGCAGCCCTGCGTGAGCTCCAGTTGTTGGAGACGACGGCGATCATCCTGACCTCCGACAATGGCGGCGTCACGCGGTTCAACGGTAGCCAATACCCGCACACGGCCTATCCCCCGCCGCTTGGGACGGCGATCACTTCGAATCTTCCGCTGCGTGGCGGCAAGGGGAATCTGTACGAAGGTGGGTTGCGGGTGCCGCTCGTCGTGCACTGGCCGGGGGTCACGCGAGCCGGAACCGAGTATGAGCTGCCCGTCGTCACGATGGACCTTTATCCGACGATCCTCAGGATGGCGAACGTGAGCCCCCGTCCTGGCGAATCGCCGGATGGCAAAAGCCTGGAACCGCTGTTCTTCGGCGCGAGCACCCTGTCACGCGAAACGCTCTGCTTTCACCTGCCGAATGGGAATCGACCGGCTTCGGCAATGCGGCAGGGGCGATACAAGCTGATTCATTGGTACGAAGGCTTGGACGAGCTGTTCGACTTGACGTCGGACGTCGGCGAACGCACCAATCTCGCCGCGCAGGAGCCCGAGCGGGTGGTCCAAATGCGCGAAGAATGCTTGCGGCAGCTGCGCGACCAAGGCGCCGCTTTTCCAACGATTCGCTGA
- a CDS encoding pyruvate carboxylase, with amino-acid sequence MKPIRKLLVANRGEIAIRVFRSAHELGIRAYGIYSHEDRFALHRFKADEAYQVGRQGEPIRAYLDIDAILAIAKQHEIDAIHPGYGFLSENPELARACDRAGVIFVGPRAEVLDNLGDKIAARQMAISLGVPVLPGSSAPLTSAAEAGKLAESLGYPVLLKAAKGGGGRGMRVVREPDQLAGALEQAQRESLSAFGSSDVFLERYIARPRHIEVQLLGDRYGNLLHLYERDCSVQRRHQKVVEIAPAPKLDRRLRDEICASAVALGRKVGYVSAGTVEFLLDSERDEYYFIEVNPRIQVEHTVTEVVTGVDIVKSQLLIAQGVSLADERIGLYGQAAVTVRGFALQCRVTTEDPENGFQPDYGRISSYRSPGGMGVRLDAGTAFSGAVVTPFYDSLLVKVTTSAARFSDTAERMERCLHEFRVRGVKTNIQFLINLISHPTFLAGECTTRFIDETPELFQQAKSLDRATKILTYLADVIVNGNPLVGERPAVVCREPAPRPVVDKRSPIPPGTRDKFKQLGADGFKQWILDQRRLLITDTTMRDAHQSLLATRVRTHDMLLIAPYYAREHAELFSVEMWGGATFDTAMRFLKECPWDRLAQLREAIPNILFQMLLRASNAVGYANYPDNVVRAFVEESAAAGMDIFRVFDSLNSLPNMKVAIDAVLHTGALCEAAICYTGDLLDPARPKYDLKYYVDMAKELERMGAHLLAIKDMAGLCKPYAAVTLVRALKQEIGIPIHFHTHDTAGVQAAAILQAADVGLDIADAAFAPLSGLTSQPNLNSIVEALRFTQRETGLAAHPLQQTADYWEAVREFYSPFEANLKASTAEVYHHEMPGGQYTNLYQQAQAIGLGHRWHEVCKKYADVNQMLGDIVKVTPSSKAIGDMALFMVTNDLTVDDVLDPNHELAFPESIIDLVSGRMGKPPGGFPARVRARVLRGREQVKGRPGASMEPADLEGTADELTAKLARPIARRDVVSHLMFPRVFADWVQHNERYGQTDVLPTPEFFFGLDLNQEVSIDLEPGKALIFKYLAKGEAHAEGLRTIFFEVNGQPRSVTVQDRSLEGEVRRREKAEPNDPKQIGAPMPGLVVVVAVSAGDSVAQGQKLVMMEAMKMQTTLTAERAGRVAEVVVKPGTQVETGDLLLKFE; translated from the coding sequence ATGAAACCGATTCGCAAGCTGCTCGTCGCCAACCGCGGCGAGATCGCCATCCGTGTTTTCCGCAGCGCGCACGAATTGGGCATCCGCGCTTACGGCATTTATTCGCACGAAGACCGTTTCGCGCTGCACCGCTTCAAGGCCGATGAGGCCTACCAGGTGGGCCGGCAAGGCGAGCCCATCCGCGCCTACCTCGATATCGATGCCATCCTGGCCATCGCCAAGCAGCACGAGATCGACGCGATCCACCCAGGCTACGGGTTCCTCTCGGAAAACCCCGAGCTGGCGCGCGCCTGCGACCGGGCCGGTGTCATCTTCGTCGGCCCGCGCGCCGAAGTGCTCGACAACCTGGGCGACAAGATCGCTGCCCGCCAGATGGCAATCTCGCTGGGGGTTCCCGTACTGCCGGGCAGTTCGGCGCCGCTGACCAGTGCGGCCGAAGCGGGCAAGCTCGCTGAATCGCTGGGCTATCCCGTGTTGCTCAAGGCAGCCAAGGGGGGCGGCGGGCGCGGCATGCGCGTCGTCCGCGAGCCCGATCAACTGGCCGGGGCGCTCGAGCAGGCGCAGCGCGAAAGCCTGTCGGCGTTTGGCTCGAGCGATGTGTTTCTCGAACGGTACATCGCGCGGCCGCGGCACATCGAGGTGCAGTTGCTCGGCGATCGCTACGGCAATCTCCTGCATCTCTACGAGCGCGATTGCTCGGTGCAGCGGCGCCATCAAAAAGTCGTCGAGATCGCGCCCGCGCCCAAGCTCGACCGTCGCTTGCGCGACGAGATTTGCGCGTCGGCCGTCGCGCTGGGGCGCAAAGTCGGCTATGTCAGCGCTGGGACGGTCGAGTTTCTGCTCGACTCGGAACGGGACGAATACTACTTCATCGAAGTCAATCCGCGGATCCAGGTCGAGCACACCGTGACCGAGGTGGTGACCGGGGTCGACATCGTCAAGAGCCAACTGCTGATTGCCCAAGGGGTGTCGCTGGCCGACGAACGAATCGGTCTCTATGGTCAAGCGGCCGTCACCGTGCGCGGTTTTGCGCTGCAGTGCCGAGTGACGACCGAGGACCCCGAGAACGGTTTTCAGCCCGACTACGGGCGCATCTCCTCCTATCGGTCGCCGGGCGGCATGGGCGTGCGGCTCGACGCGGGCACGGCGTTTTCCGGCGCCGTCGTAACGCCGTTTTACGACTCGCTACTGGTCAAGGTAACCACATCGGCCGCGCGGTTCAGCGACACGGCCGAGCGCATGGAGCGCTGCCTGCACGAGTTCCGCGTGCGCGGCGTCAAGACGAACATCCAGTTCCTGATCAACCTGATTTCGCACCCGACCTTCCTGGCCGGCGAGTGCACGACGCGGTTCATCGACGAGACGCCCGAGCTGTTCCAGCAGGCCAAGTCGCTGGATCGGGCGACGAAGATTCTGACCTACCTGGCCGACGTGATCGTCAACGGCAACCCGCTCGTGGGCGAGCGGCCCGCCGTGGTCTGTCGCGAACCGGCGCCGCGGCCGGTGGTCGACAAGCGCTCGCCGATCCCGCCGGGTACGCGCGACAAGTTCAAGCAGCTCGGCGCCGACGGTTTCAAACAGTGGATCCTCGACCAACGGCGGCTGCTGATCACCGACACGACGATGCGCGACGCGCACCAGTCGCTGCTGGCCACGCGGGTGCGCACACACGACATGTTGCTGATCGCGCCGTATTACGCCCGCGAGCATGCCGAGCTGTTCTCGGTCGAAATGTGGGGCGGCGCGACGTTCGACACGGCGATGCGGTTTCTCAAGGAATGCCCCTGGGACCGGCTTGCTCAGTTGCGCGAGGCGATTCCCAACATCTTGTTCCAGATGTTGCTCCGGGCCAGCAACGCCGTCGGCTATGCCAACTACCCGGACAACGTCGTCCGGGCGTTCGTCGAGGAATCGGCCGCCGCGGGCATGGACATCTTCCGCGTGTTCGATTCGCTGAACAGCTTGCCGAACATGAAGGTGGCCATCGATGCGGTGCTGCATACCGGCGCCCTGTGCGAGGCGGCCATCTGTTACACGGGCGACCTGCTCGATCCTGCGCGGCCAAAATACGACCTGAAGTATTACGTCGACATGGCCAAAGAGCTGGAGCGGATGGGCGCACACCTGTTGGCCATCAAGGACATGGCCGGATTGTGCAAGCCCTATGCGGCGGTCACGCTGGTCCGCGCGCTCAAGCAGGAGATCGGCATCCCAATCCATTTCCACACGCACGACACGGCGGGCGTGCAGGCCGCGGCCATTTTGCAGGCCGCGGATGTTGGGCTCGATATCGCCGATGCGGCCTTTGCCCCACTGTCGGGACTGACCTCGCAGCCGAACCTGAACTCGATCGTCGAGGCGCTGCGGTTCACCCAGCGCGAGACGGGCCTGGCGGCGCACCCGCTCCAGCAAACGGCCGACTATTGGGAGGCCGTGCGCGAGTTTTATTCACCGTTCGAGGCCAATCTCAAGGCCAGCACCGCCGAGGTCTATCATCACGAAATGCCTGGCGGCCAGTACACGAACCTGTACCAGCAAGCGCAGGCCATTGGCCTCGGTCACCGCTGGCACGAAGTGTGCAAGAAGTACGCCGACGTCAACCAGATGCTGGGCGACATCGTCAAGGTGACTCCCAGCTCGAAGGCCATCGGCGACATGGCGCTGTTCATGGTCACTAACGATCTGACGGTCGACGACGTCCTCGATCCCAACCATGAATTGGCCTTTCCCGAGTCGATCATCGACCTCGTTTCGGGGCGCATGGGCAAGCCGCCAGGAGGCTTCCCCGCCCGCGTGCGTGCGCGCGTTCTCCGCGGGCGCGAACAGGTCAAGGGGCGTCCGGGGGCCAGCATGGAGCCGGCTGACCTCGAAGGCACGGCCGACGAGCTGACGGCGAAGCTGGCGCGGCCCATCGCCCGGCGCGACGTGGTTTCGCATTTGATGTTTCCGCGCGTCTTCGCCGATTGGGTCCAGCACAACGAACGCTACGGCCAGACGGACGTGTTGCCGACGCCGGAATTCTTCTTCGGCTTGGACCTCAACCAGGAGGTGTCGATCGACCTCGAGCCCGGCAAGGCGTTGATCTTCAAGTACCTGGCCAAGGGCGAGGCCCATGCCGAAGGATTGCGGACGATCTTCTTCGAGGTTAACGGTCAGCCGCGCAGCGTGACGGTGCAGGACCGCTCGCTCGAGGGCGAAGTACGGCGGCGCGAAAAGGCCGAACCGAACGACCCGAAGCAGATCGGCGCCCCGATGCCGGGCCTGGTCGTGGTGGTGGCTGTCAGCGCCGGCGATTCGGTCGCCCAGGGACAGAAGCTGGTGATGATGGAAGCCATGAAGATGCAGACCACGCTCACCGCCGAGCGCGCCGGCAGGGTCGCCGAAGTCGTCGTCAAACCGGGCACCCAGGTCGAAACGGGTGACCTGCTGCTCAAGTTCGAATAG
- a CDS encoding cation:proton antiporter, with amino-acid sequence MDAALPLLFDLFVILTAAAAAATLCRLVGVSMLIGYLLVGTFVGGLLLQPNAHSNAQVEVIAELGVLLLLFSVGLEFTLDDLRRMRRILLLGGSLQMALAAGAVTLVGWLFGLAWRPALLIGFAVALSSTVLVFKALGESGMSSTAPGRAALGVLLFQDMALVPLLLVLPLLTGQGKAASLSGYVRLALVSLGVIGGVLVLRYVIARWLVPLLSRLRSPEVVVLLALVVLVGLTLASVGLGLPAAIGAFAAGLVFSGNRLTAQVDALLLPFREAFAAVFFVSLGLLFDPQVIAADAPRVLAALVGVIAIKSTAAAVALRVAARLPWRAAWGLGLGLAQVGEFAFVLLLEALQSQVLEPAHYNRVLALSLGSLLLTPALLRFGLRWSERQLAQPPVRGDLVPVDARRALVIGAGPVGRQIAGQLEQRGIDVTIVDLSQVNLHAPAQQGFHTVAGDASDPALLRRAGAGECEMIVVCLPNDPNTIAVAAACRAVNPRARILARCRYLVNRGKVRRAGADLVMSEEGLIAEALIARLQPAEAPPDHPSAAG; translated from the coding sequence ATGGATGCCGCGCTGCCGTTGTTGTTCGACCTGTTTGTCATTCTCACCGCGGCCGCGGCCGCGGCCACGCTGTGCCGTTTGGTGGGCGTGTCGATGCTCATCGGCTATTTGCTCGTGGGCACGTTCGTCGGCGGGCTGCTGCTGCAGCCCAACGCGCACAGCAACGCCCAGGTCGAGGTGATCGCCGAATTGGGCGTCTTGCTGCTGTTGTTCTCGGTCGGGCTCGAATTCACGCTCGACGACCTGCGGCGCATGCGGCGAATCCTGCTTCTGGGCGGCAGTCTGCAGATGGCCCTGGCAGCCGGGGCGGTGACGCTCGTCGGATGGCTGTTCGGGCTGGCCTGGCGACCGGCCCTGTTGATCGGATTCGCCGTGGCGCTGAGTTCGACCGTGCTGGTCTTCAAGGCACTCGGCGAGAGCGGGATGAGTTCCACTGCGCCGGGCCGCGCGGCGCTGGGCGTGCTGCTGTTCCAGGACATGGCCTTGGTGCCGCTACTGTTGGTGCTGCCGCTGTTGACCGGTCAGGGCAAAGCAGCTTCGCTGTCCGGCTACGTGCGTCTGGCGCTGGTCTCTCTGGGAGTGATTGGCGGGGTACTCGTGCTGCGGTACGTCATCGCGCGGTGGCTTGTCCCCCTGTTGAGCCGCCTCCGCAGCCCCGAGGTGGTGGTCCTGCTGGCGCTCGTCGTACTCGTCGGCCTGACCTTGGCCTCCGTCGGCTTGGGCCTGCCCGCGGCGATCGGCGCCTTTGCGGCGGGGCTCGTCTTCAGCGGCAATCGACTGACCGCCCAGGTGGACGCCTTGCTGCTGCCGTTTCGCGAGGCGTTCGCCGCCGTGTTTTTCGTGAGCCTGGGGCTGTTGTTCGACCCGCAGGTCATCGCGGCCGATGCGCCGCGCGTCTTGGCCGCGTTGGTCGGCGTAATTGCCATCAAGTCAACCGCCGCGGCCGTTGCGTTGCGCGTCGCCGCGCGGCTGCCGTGGCGCGCCGCATGGGGCCTGGGGCTAGGGCTGGCGCAGGTCGGCGAATTCGCCTTCGTGCTGCTGCTCGAGGCGCTGCAATCGCAAGTTCTCGAGCCGGCACACTACAACCGGGTGCTCGCATTGTCGCTGGGATCGCTGTTGCTCACGCCGGCGCTGCTGCGCTTCGGCTTGCGCTGGTCGGAACGGCAGCTCGCGCAGCCGCCCGTACGCGGCGACCTGGTACCGGTCGATGCGCGACGTGCCCTGGTGATCGGCGCCGGTCCCGTGGGCCGGCAAATCGCCGGTCAGCTCGAACAGCGCGGTATCGACGTCACGATCGTCGATCTGAGCCAGGTTAATCTGCATGCCCCCGCACAGCAGGGCTTTCACACCGTGGCCGGCGACGCGAGCGACCCCGCCTTGCTGCGCCGCGCCGGAGCGGGCGAGTGCGAAATGATTGTCGTGTGCCTGCCTAACGACCCGAACACCATCGCAGTCGCGGCCGCCTGCCGCGCGGTCAATCCCCGGGCACGCATCCTGGCGCGCTGCAGATATCTCGTGAATCGTGGCAAGGTGCGCCGCGCGGGGGCCGACCTGGTGATGAGCGAAGAAGGGCTGATCGCCGAGGCCCTGATCGCCCGCCTGCAACCGGCCGAGGCGCCGCCGGATCATCCGTCTGCTGCGGGCTGA
- a CDS encoding 5-(carboxyamino)imidazole ribonucleotide synthase: MSHVVLPGATIGVLGSGQLGRMFAIAARKLGYRVHTLSPDDDTPTGQVADREWQADYGDLDAVRRFAAEVDVMTFEFENVPSETAAAAAAVTRVRPDGHVLHVTQNRLREKSLLREEGIPVTPFWPVRSLAELETAVAAAGCPAVLKTAGWGYDGKGQVKLHAPGEATAAWQSLGSQEAILEAFIDYACEASIVVARGLDGQIAHFGLIRNEHRQHILDVSVSPAGLGPVLEQEAAEIARAIVERLDVVGVLCVEFFITRQGRLLVNELAPRPHNSGHLTFDAFVTCQFEQQLRAICGLPLGSTERLRPAAMVNLLGDLWTDGEPPWQSVCAFPEVKLHLYGKLAARPGRKMGHLTALAESGDIAKERALQARAALRPSPRG; encoded by the coding sequence TTGAGCCACGTCGTTCTGCCCGGCGCAACCATCGGCGTGCTCGGCAGCGGGCAATTGGGGCGGATGTTCGCGATCGCCGCCCGCAAACTGGGCTATCGCGTCCACACTTTGTCCCCCGACGACGATACGCCGACCGGCCAGGTCGCCGATCGCGAGTGGCAGGCCGATTACGGCGACCTGGACGCGGTGCGCCGCTTCGCCGCCGAAGTCGACGTGATGACGTTCGAGTTCGAGAATGTGCCCAGCGAAACGGCCGCGGCCGCGGCCGCCGTCACGCGGGTGCGGCCCGACGGTCACGTCCTGCACGTAACGCAAAACCGCCTCCGCGAAAAGTCGCTCTTGCGCGAAGAGGGAATCCCCGTCACGCCGTTCTGGCCTGTGCGATCGCTGGCCGAACTCGAAACTGCCGTCGCCGCCGCAGGCTGCCCGGCTGTGCTCAAGACAGCCGGCTGGGGCTACGATGGCAAGGGGCAAGTCAAGCTTCATGCTCCCGGCGAAGCCACTGCCGCCTGGCAAAGCCTCGGCAGCCAGGAGGCGATCCTCGAAGCTTTCATCGACTACGCCTGCGAGGCTTCGATCGTCGTGGCCCGAGGGCTCGACGGGCAAATCGCCCATTTCGGTCTCATTCGCAACGAGCACCGTCAGCACATTCTCGACGTTTCCGTCTCTCCGGCCGGTCTGGGCCCGGTGCTCGAGCAAGAGGCCGCCGAAATCGCCCGCGCGATCGTCGAGCGGCTCGACGTGGTCGGCGTGTTGTGCGTCGAGTTCTTCATCACACGCCAGGGGCGATTGCTCGTGAACGAGCTGGCGCCGCGGCCACACAACTCGGGCCACTTGACCTTCGACGCCTTTGTCACCTGTCAATTCGAACAGCAGTTGCGAGCCATTTGCGGTCTGCCTTTGGGCTCGACCGAGCGGTTGCGCCCCGCGGCGATGGTGAACCTGCTCGGCGATCTCTGGACCGACGGTGAGCCGCCTTGGCAGTCCGTCTGCGCGTTTCCCGAGGTGAAGCTGCACCTCTACGGCAAGCTGGCAGCGCGCCCCGGGCGCAAGATGGGCCACTTGACGGCGCTCGCCGAATCGGGCGACATTGCGAAAGAACGAGCCCTTCAGGCTCGCGCCGCCTTGCGGCCTTCGCCACGAGGTTGA
- the purE gene encoding 5-(carboxyamino)imidazole ribonucleotide mutase: MGSKSDWETMSHAAETLRGLGVAHECRVVSAHRTPQWMCEYAAEAERRGLRVLIAGAGGAAHLPGMVAAQTILPVLGVPVQSQTLQGLDSLLSIVQMPGGVPVGTLAIGKAGAINAALLAVRILATDDAALRERLRKFHQDQTDRVLSETTLVDAPPGHAARGDKAP, encoded by the coding sequence ATGGGGAGCAAGTCGGACTGGGAGACGATGTCCCACGCTGCGGAAACGCTGCGCGGATTGGGAGTCGCGCACGAATGCCGAGTGGTTTCGGCCCATCGCACACCCCAGTGGATGTGTGAGTATGCCGCCGAGGCCGAGCGCCGGGGCCTGCGCGTGCTGATTGCCGGCGCAGGCGGCGCCGCGCATCTGCCCGGCATGGTTGCCGCGCAGACGATCCTGCCGGTACTTGGAGTGCCCGTCCAAAGCCAGACTCTGCAAGGTCTCGACTCGCTGCTGTCGATCGTGCAGATGCCCGGCGGAGTCCCGGTCGGCACCCTGGCCATCGGCAAGGCAGGGGCCATTAATGCCGCGCTGCTGGCCGTGCGGATTCTGGCGACCGACGACGCCGCCTTGCGCGAGCGCTTGCGCAAGTTTCATCAGGATCAGACAGACCGCGTGCTGAGCGAAACGACGCTCGTCGACGCCCCCCCAGGTCACGCGGCACGGGGAGACAAGGCGCCTTGA
- a CDS encoding YqaE/Pmp3 family membrane protein — MRYLLAFLLPPLAVLLCGKPLQAVLNLVLTLCFWVPGVIHALLIVHDHLADLRNERLIDEMRRLPA; from the coding sequence ATGCGTTATTTGCTGGCATTCCTGCTGCCCCCGTTGGCCGTGTTGCTCTGTGGCAAACCGTTGCAGGCAGTTTTGAACCTGGTGCTGACGCTGTGCTTTTGGGTGCCCGGCGTGATTCATGCGTTGCTGATCGTGCATGACCACCTGGCCGATCTGCGGAACGAGCGTCTGATCGACGAGATGCGCCGCTTGCCGGCCTGA
- a CDS encoding AarF/ABC1/UbiB kinase family protein has protein sequence MKLTAIPQLYRHSNRAIEVISVLSKYGLANWLSRLDFEFAKSLFKAPDGEALARKSPEVRLRLALTELGPTFIKLGQVLSTRADLVGVAVAEELQRLQSDTPADGPEAVRSTIESELGRPVAELFREFDDRPLASASIGQVHAARLHSGEAVVVKVRHPGVEHKIRVDLEILAGFAQWAESVGELRAYRPRATVSEFQRIVLRELDFGREERNMQQFAADFADDPRIHIPRSYPELCTARVLTMERLDGIKLNDSARLGQAGLDLVEVARRGAELYMTMIFAHGFYHADPHPGNLLLLPGNVIGLLDYGMVGRIDEQLREDIEEMVLAVVAGDAAQLTLVITRVGEVPAACDRSALAVDVADFVAFYTTQRLDEFNLSGALNELTEMIRRYQITLPARVAMLLKVLVMLEGTSRLLSPQFNLLEVMRPHQREMLWRRMSPVRRVRKLRRIYREFEHLVEVLPRGIHEIMDQVQSGKFDVHLDHRGLAPSVNRLVFGMITSALFLGSALMLSQRVPPLVADTSVLGAAGVTLSLILALRLLRAINKSGHLERRNK, from the coding sequence ATGAAGCTCACCGCGATCCCGCAGCTGTACCGTCATTCGAACCGCGCGATCGAAGTCATCTCGGTCCTCAGCAAGTACGGCCTGGCCAATTGGCTCAGCCGGCTCGACTTCGAATTCGCCAAGTCGCTATTCAAGGCTCCCGACGGCGAGGCCCTGGCTCGCAAGAGTCCGGAAGTGCGCTTGCGACTGGCGCTCACCGAGCTCGGGCCCACCTTCATCAAGCTGGGACAAGTGCTGAGCACGCGCGCCGACTTGGTCGGTGTGGCGGTCGCCGAAGAGTTACAGCGACTGCAGAGCGATACGCCCGCCGACGGACCCGAAGCGGTGCGGTCCACGATCGAGTCCGAACTGGGACGCCCGGTGGCAGAGTTGTTTCGCGAGTTCGACGACCGGCCGTTGGCCTCGGCCTCGATCGGGCAGGTGCACGCGGCGCGGCTGCACTCGGGCGAGGCCGTCGTGGTCAAGGTGCGGCATCCCGGCGTCGAGCACAAGATTCGCGTCGATCTGGAGATCCTGGCCGGCTTCGCCCAATGGGCCGAAAGCGTCGGCGAGCTGCGGGCCTATCGGCCGCGCGCGACGGTCAGCGAGTTTCAGCGCATTGTGTTGCGCGAGCTCGATTTTGGCCGCGAAGAACGCAATATGCAGCAGTTCGCCGCCGATTTTGCCGATGACCCGCGCATTCATATTCCCCGGTCGTACCCGGAGTTGTGCACAGCGCGGGTGCTGACAATGGAGCGGCTCGACGGCATCAAGCTGAACGACTCGGCGCGACTAGGCCAGGCCGGACTCGACCTCGTCGAGGTCGCACGGCGCGGGGCCGAGCTGTACATGACGATGATTTTTGCGCACGGCTTCTACCACGCCGATCCGCATCCCGGCAACTTGCTGCTGCTGCCGGGCAACGTGATCGGCTTGCTCGACTACGGCATGGTGGGCCGCATCGACGAGCAGTTGCGCGAAGACATCGAAGAAATGGTGCTGGCCGTCGTCGCCGGCGATGCGGCGCAATTGACGTTGGTCATCACGCGCGTGGGCGAGGTGCCTGCCGCTTGCGACCGCTCGGCGCTGGCGGTCGACGTGGCCGACTTCGTGGCGTTTTACACGACCCAGCGGCTCGACGAATTCAATCTCAGCGGGGCGCTCAACGAACTCACTGAGATGATTCGCCGCTATCAAATCACCCTGCCGGCCCGGGTCGCGATGCTGCTCAAGGTGTTGGTCATGCTCGAGGGGACTTCGCGACTGCTGAGCCCGCAATTCAACCTGTTGGAAGTGATGCGGCCCCACCAGCGCGAGATGCTGTGGCGGCGAATGTCGCCCGTGCGCCGGGTGCGAAAACTGCGGCGCATTTATCGCGAGTTCGAGCATCTGGTTGAAGTGCTGCCCCGGGGCATCCACGAGATCATGGACCAGGTGCAAAGTGGGAAGTTCGACGTGCACCTGGACCATCGCGGCCTGGCCCCCAGTGTCAATCGGCTGGTGTTCGGCATGATCACCAGCGCCTTGTTTCTCGGCTCGGCCTTGATGCTGAGCCAAAGGGTCCCGCCGCTGGTCGCCGACACTTCGGTGTTGGGGGCCGCGGGTGTGACTTTGAGCCTGATCCTGGCGCTGCGGCTGCTGCGGGCGATCAACAAGTCGGGCCACCTCGAGCGGCGCAACAAGTAG